ACCAGCCCCACACCCACTCCGGATAACTGCAATCTCCGCCTTAATGGAGTAGCCATAGAACGCGTCAACACGTATAAATATCCAGGAATGATACTTGACTTGCATTTTCGCTCGGTATTCCACATTGACTATCGATGCAAAATGTTGTCGACTGGTTCTCTCGCTTTGCTTAAGGTACAATCACATTCTTGTAAGCAAATACTGCGTGTATTATATCTTGGCATCTTCCATTGCCATATGGCCTGTTGCATAGAATCGAGGGGTCATGCTTACCAGTCGCACTACAGAGTTATTACAAAAATAGGGGAATAAGTCCGAGGAGCTCGTTTCTTCTGTTTTGTACGTAACTAATGAAGCCTACCGACAATTATGCCAAGAAAAGCACACGAGACATTATTTGTGTTTTCTTAACCGcattgtaatgattctcacttacaTTGAACGAacttaaagtggacgaaaaaatcaccctttccatcggtgggatccaaacccacaaccttcgaattcgaaGATTGGGGAAATGAAAGCGAGAAACGGAAGCGGGCCATTCCGCTGGTAGGCAGCGGCCCTTCTAACTTTCATTCTAGGCACACGCATATGTTCACAAAACACATCCATTCCTCAACATCGTCGCTGCTTACAATTCGAACACCAACGGCGACGCCGGGTCCCGGTAACGTGACAAGCCGACGTTGATGGCTGttaattctttatttttcttgcatCAGTGCCACGCCTACGAGAAAATTGTTCGTGAATGGACGTATTCTGCTGCCTCTATGCCATTTAATTTAGAAAAGAAGGTCAAGGAGTAATTCCACTCTGCGATGGTGGATAGCCAGCGATGCTGGTAAGTAGACGACTCGGTGTTGACAGAGTGTTTCGAACCTTAGCCGATCGCGCACTCTGCAACTCATTCCCGAATGTCTGCCCAGGTAGTGCCTTTTAAATTTAGCGAGTGTTCCTTTAAAATTTTCAATTTAAGCAGCATGCGGCTCTTTGCCGCGGCATGCATCGTCTTATCTGGCCTGATGTGTGTGTTTCGAGTTGCGTGCACGATAGTAATCGACGTTTGCCGCCCGTATGGTGCCTTCAtcacttttagtggaccaatggtaaGTAGTGGCGTTTGCCCAATGTCTGCAGCTGATATTTGCGCGAGGAGTTTTCACGAAAACGGATAAATGGACAAATACCCTAATTTTGTACAGTTTCCCTCGAAGCGAGACGTCGCCGTAGTAATGAGTTATATCTAATCTCCTTAAAGAACCTTTTCTGCCCGCGCCGCCCCGCCGGAGCCGCGGGGCCGTCCTGTTGAGAAACAATATGCTAAGGGAGGAAACTATAGACGAAAGATCCCAACCGATTGCCCCACCACTGTCGCCCAGTCAAGGCCACCGACAACTGAATGGTGActgtcggtaaaaaaaaaaaaaaaaagagggggcgaGACGAACACTTGGTTAGCGAGTAAGTCGTTGTACATGCACTTCCACGAACACCAGCCTGTCCCGTGGGCGGCTTTTCATACACGCCGTCCACATTAAAGGTACCGCCACCTTAACACACACAGAACGCAATGCTTCCAAAGATATAAGCATTGACGACGCCACTTGCACGGCGCAGTGGCCCCTGGAAATTTCTCCggcttttgtttctctttttctctcccccCCCTTCTTCTCCTCCCCGTAtgtctttcttgcttcctttctcgTTTTTTGTACAAGACTGCATAAATATGAGTGCAAGCAACATGTaccttcattcctgatgaaggccagcctctggccgaaactgtcgaaataaacacttccgttgttactgttaCTCACGGAGGATCCACTTCACtgtttgcaacgctacggccactttcgccaccatgcctgctcatatatatatacatacatacatatatatatatatatacatatatatatatatatatatatatatatatatatatatatatatatatatatatatatatatatatatatatatatatatatatatatatatatatatatatatatatatatatatatatatatatatatatatatctttagtttattattttttaatcctaacaactatgtggaaaggggtagctgTCACTAAGCAATGGTGAacacaactccttcatttattttctgtttcaATTAAACAAACCATTTAGTAGCGGTGCTCGCCTAACTTCCGTCCTATATAAATCGCGTTCAGATGTTCCATCCCCTCGCCTTAAAAATTTTGAGCACACAGGGCAGTTCagttaatttttctttttctttctctttagagAAACCTATTCTATGGAGGCACACGCAACTATGCAGCTCGCGCAGGAACATActtgcgtagccaggggggtggggggcggggtCGTCCTCTCTTTtcgatttttttattttgcttgtacatatacaaacgcacacataaaaacagacgcacgaacatagataaaggGTGGTTTAACCCTTTTTCTACGCTTCAAGGAGGCTTTTGGAAATCCCAAAGCGGCAAGGGGCTTTTCGCCGAAAGGACTTCTTCAATTATGCCTTTTGAACCGACCGCCTGTATCCACTAATTTGAAAGCGAACTGATTTATTATCTGAATTATGATCTCAATTGATATCTTTAGTCCTCCTAAAATGTGCGCCCTTATAGGAGCAGCAATTATCAAGGAAACAAGCACATGTTGCAGCTCCCTTATTTTTCAGGATTTTCGAACACATTTCTTCCAACAGGGCGTATATTCGCCTGCCAAATACAGTTAGCATATGCGAAATGATTGAGGAAGGTTAAATACAGCGGGATGGAAAAGTGATCTCTTCTGTTGAAAAAAAAGCGGTATACTTCAACAGTGATTGAGAAAACAGTTCAATCGCTCACCCATTCTGCACGAAATCATAAACTGAGCCGTAGTCGCAAAATATGTCAGTCTTACTGCAGCATATTTCCGGCTATATGTTGCACACAATAGAGTGATGACACACTGTTTTACACGGCACAGATTAACCTGACGCCACATGAACACGCGGCGGCGGCGAGGCTTCTGCAATGAACCCCTATGTTTACGTAATAAGAGTGAGAATATCTTTATTAGCCTTCACGCTTGGCTTGGTTCTTTTCCACGACGTGCTTTACTCCGGCGGATAATATTCCTGTGCCGAGTCCAATAGCGATTGCCTTCACAATAAGCATAATAAGGTACTCCTCGGTGCCTTCCTCTGGTTCTCCGGCGATGCTTAGAGCTTTCAGGGCATCCAGCACACTGTCTTTTTCCTCAGCcgatttgaatgaaatgtcaccTTGCAGAATCTTGCCGAGTGTTTCGACGCTTTTTCCCGCTTTCTTCAGCAACACTGGGTTCAAATCTGCAAATAAATCAAGAGCAGCATTTTAATATTTACTGCTCAGTGCATTGCGGTCTTTGCGTCTCCATCGAAATACTCTCATCTTCTCGGCCGATTGATGCTGTTAAAATGGTCGAATACCTTCTCTTCCTTGTAACTTCGCGAAAAACCCAATGTAGTGAGTCATTTAGTCGTTTACTAGAGGAATGTATAGCATTTCTCTAACTCTAATACGTTGCTGAGAGCAAAACACATCGCAAGCAAGAATTCTACAAAATACGAATAATGAAACCAAATGTAAGGCTCTTGAGAGCATACggtaaagtaaacaaaaaaacatAGACCGCACATTGCAGCTCAAAACACAGCGTCGTAGGCAAAAAAATTTAACAATAAGAGCAATAGAATGCAAGCCGCGACTGAATTCAAATCAATAACAAAGCAACGTGGAACGAACCATAATTCGACATAACTGATTTCACGTTCAGCTTTTGCTTACAATAATTGAAAATGGTTTTGTCTCTCGAAAAAGCATCTTTACGTCATTCCAGCAATTTCGCATGCTGATTTTCTCGTAGACCAATGGAGTactactacagaaaaaaaagtcacagtttcgccgcaacggcgaagcaatgaatgcgatagcaataaattggaatgtaacgcgaagaacggaaagcagctcgaaattgccagcgcgtcgctcgagcccaaaggatgcacgaa
Above is a window of Rhipicephalus sanguineus isolate Rsan-2018 chromosome 3, BIME_Rsan_1.4, whole genome shotgun sequence DNA encoding:
- the LOC119385033 gene encoding uncharacterized protein LOC119385033, whose product is MKVFIFLVLLAVTTSFVFNFLYSQEAGGIEGEKLAKDLNPVLLKKAGKSVETLGKILQGDISFKSAEEKDSVLDALKALSIAGEPEEGTEEYLIMLIVKAIAIGLGTGILSAGVKHVVEKNQAKREG